The DNA segment TGGAGCGGGTGCTGGAGGGCGAGCTCACCGACCACCTCGGCTACGAGAAGCGCGCGCGGGAGGGCCACAACGGCGGCAACTCGCGCAACGGCCGTACGCGGAAGCGGGTGAAGACGGACACGTCGGAGTTCGAGATCGAGGTGCCGCGGGACCGCGATTCGACGTTCGATCCGAAGTTCGTCAGGAAGGGCCAGCGTCGGTTGGGCGGGTTCGACGAGAAGGTGATCGCGCTGTACGCGCGGGGCATGACGACGCGGGAGATCCAGGGCCACCTGAAGGAGCTGTACAAGGTCGAGGTCTCGCCGTCGCTGATCTCGTCCGTGACCGACGCGGTGCTGGACGACGTCAAGGCGTGGCAGGGCCGGCCGCTGGATGTGGTGTACCCGATCGTGTATCTGGACGCGATCCACGTGAAGGTGCGGTCCCGGGGCCACGTGCAGACCCACGCGGTCTACCTCGCCCTTGCCCTGAACCTCGAAGGCAACAAGGAGCTTCTGGGGCTGTGGGTGGGCGAGGCGGAGGGGGCGACGTTCTGGCTCTCGGTCCTGACGGAACTCAGGAACCGGGGCGTCGAGGACATCCTGATCGCCTCGATCGACGGACTCAAGGGCTTTCCCGAGGCGATCGAGTCGGTGTTCCCGAAGACGCAGGTCCAGCTCTGCGTCGTGCATCTGGTGCGCGGCTCGCTCCGGTTCGTCTCCTGGAAGGAGCGCAAGGCCGTCGCCCGGGACTTGCGGGCCATCTACCGGGCTCCGAGCCTTGAGGCGGCCGAGACGGCGCTGGAGGCCTTTTCAGAGCGCTGGGACGAGCGTTTCCCCGTGATCAGCCGGAAGTGGCGGGCGAACTGGGCGAACCTGACCCCGTTCTTCGATTATCCGCCCGAGATCCGCAAGGTCATGTACACGACGAACGCGATCGAGGCCCTGAACGCGCAGCTCACCAAGGTGACGAGGAAGCGCGGCGCGTTCCCGACCCCGGAGGCGGTCAGGAAGGTGCTGTACCTCGCGATCGACAGGGCCTCACAGCGCTGGACCCGGCCCGTTCAGGACTGGACCGCGGCTCTGAACCACCTGTCGATCGTGTTCGAGGGCCGTGTGCCCGTATGAGTGAGAGGGCCATTTACACAGAAAATCTGACACTCCCGCGCCAACCTAATCCAGCCACGCTCCAGCCGAGCATCTGCCCGCTCTTCCGGGCTTCCGCCGATCATGCACTACGCATC comes from the Candidatus Palauibacter soopunensis genome and includes:
- a CDS encoding IS256 family transposase, with product MAGKKKDATEREVNELLDSLMEGRSPEEIMGGGGLLDALTKRVMERVLEGELTDHLGYEKRAREGHNGGNSRNGRTRKRVKTDTSEFEIEVPRDRDSTFDPKFVRKGQRRLGGFDEKVIALYARGMTTREIQGHLKELYKVEVSPSLISSVTDAVLDDVKAWQGRPLDVVYPIVYLDAIHVKVRSRGHVQTHAVYLALALNLEGNKELLGLWVGEAEGATFWLSVLTELRNRGVEDILIASIDGLKGFPEAIESVFPKTQVQLCVVHLVRGSLRFVSWKERKAVARDLRAIYRAPSLEAAETALEAFSERWDERFPVISRKWRANWANLTPFFDYPPEIRKVMYTTNAIEALNAQLTKVTRKRGAFPTPEAVRKVLYLAIDRASQRWTRPVQDWTAALNHLSIVFEGRVPV